A genome region from Nicotiana tabacum cultivar K326 chromosome 13, ASM71507v2, whole genome shotgun sequence includes the following:
- the LOC142168222 gene encoding uncharacterized protein LOC142168222 translates to MATAFSSRTTPTPAMALAEKPKKFFGADFKRWQQKIFFYLTTLNLQCFISEDVPVLGEETPENERFVVTETWKHSDYLCKNYILSCLKDGLYNVYSIMKTSRELWNALEKRYTTKDAGLKKYVAAIFMDFKMVDGKYVITQVQELQVIVHNLLAEAFQVAAFIKKLPPLWKDFMNYLKHKYKEMTLEDLIVRLRIEDENKVGHKVVDYRAPKKDKKKNQANMIEKNDKMEDLCAILSQ, encoded by the exons ATGGCTACTGCGTTTTCAAGTCGCACAACGCCTACACCGGCGATGGCACTGGCAGAAAAGCCTAAAAAGTTTTTTGGTGCGGATTTTAAGCGTTGGCagcagaaaatatttttctacctGACCACACTCAATCTGCAGTGCTTTATCAGTGAGGACGTTCCAGTTCTGGGAGAAGAAACTCCTGAAAATGAGCGATTTGTAGTCACGGAGACATGGAAGCATTCTGACTATTTgtgcaaaaattatattttaagttgctTGAAAGACGGCTTGTACAATGTTTATAGCATCATGAAAACATCACGAGAGTTGTGGAATGCTCTTGAAAAGAGGTACACGACTAAAGATGCTGGACTTAAGAAGTATGTGGCCGCCATATTTATGGATTTCAAAATGGTTGACGGCAAATATGTCATAACGCAAGTCCAAGAATTGCAAGTTATTGTTCAtaatctccttgctgaag catttcaagttgCGGCATTTATTAAAAAGCTGCCTCCGCTGTGGAAGGACTTTATGAATTACTTGAAACATAAGTACAAGGAGATGACACTTGAAGACCTTATTGTTCGTCTACGGATTGAAGATGAAAACAAG GTTGGACATAAGGTTGTGGACTATCGTGCACCGAAGAAGGACAAGAAGAAGAATCAAGCAAACATGATAGAAAAGAATGATAAAATGGAGGACTTATGTGCCATTCTATCTCAATGA